In Xyrauchen texanus isolate HMW12.3.18 chromosome 32, RBS_HiC_50CHRs, whole genome shotgun sequence, the following proteins share a genomic window:
- the shisa4 gene encoding protein shisa-4, translating to MSLYAVIIPVLCIIFSAWQVSANEDCLWYVDKNGTWHNGFDCPLITFCCGNCHRRYCCLDGFKMITEAGQKRCMLFHLSPSTIAGIASSIFLFVAAIATMVCCFMCSCCYLYQRRQQRGRTPYEAQHIPMARYPVEPMYDAYGKPIGYPDYPGYPMVPQYPGVPHQYPLMPQGPYPLNPPDAGYSQAAPPPYSPPQYPGH from the exons ATGTCCCTCTACGCCGTGATTATTCCGGTGCTCTGTATTATTTTCTCGGCTTGGCAGG TGAGTGCAAATGAGGACTGCTTGTGGTATGTGGACAAAAATGGCACCTGGCACAATGGCTTTGACTGTCCTCTCATAACCTTCTGCTGTGGGAACTGTCATCGCCGATACTGCTGCCTGGATGGCTTTAAGATGATCACTGAGGCTGGACAGAAACGCTGCATGCTGTTCCATCTCAG CCCATCCACTATAGCTGGCATCGcttcatccatcttcctcttcgTGGCTGCTATAGCAACCATGGTCTGTTGCTTCATGTGTTCCTGTTGCTACCTGTACCAGCGCCGTCAGCAACGTGGTAGGACCCCTTATGAAG CCCAGCACATTCCAATGGCCAGATATCCTGTGGAGCCCATGTACGATGCTTATGGGAAACCCATAGGATATCCTGATTACCCTGGATACCCGATGGTGCCACAGTACCCTGGTGTCCCACACCAATATCCTTTGATGCCCCAGGGTCCTTATCCTCTGAATCCTCCTGATGCAGGATACAGTCAAGCAG CTCCTCCGCCATACTCCCCTCCCCAGTATCCAGGGCACTGA
- the LOC127625899 gene encoding importin-9 isoform X2: MAGMGASGSGPVSTLDQVDKGLKETLIDALNAILSPVQEVRAAAEERIKVLEVTEEFGVHLAELTVDPHGALAIRQLASVILKQYVETHWCAQSEKYRPPETTEWAKAAIRELLPSGLREAISKVRSSVAYALSAIAHWDWPEAWPGLFKLLMDMLASGDINAVHGAMRVLTEFTREVTDVQMPGVAPVILPQMYKIFTMAEVYSIRTRSRAVEIFTTCANLICAIDEVAKGAANTLIFPVVQQFTEAFIQALQIPDGPASDSGLKMEVLKAVTALVKNFPKPMVSSMQQILPIVWNTLTESASFYVRTEVNYTEEVDDPVDSDGEVLGFENLVFSIFEFVHTLLENKKFKSTVKKALPELIYYIILYMQITEDQIKVWTANPQQFVEDEDDDTFSYSVRISAQDLLLAVAAEFQNESAAALAAAATRHLQEAEQAKNTGNEHWWKVHEACMLSLGSVKTIITENVKNGCVQFDMHGFLANVILADLNLPASPFLLGRALWAASRFTATMSPELIQQFLQATVSGLHDSQPPSVRISAVRAIWGYCDQLKLSESTHVLQPFLPSILEGLVQLAAQFSSEVLTLVMETLCIVCTVDPTFTMNAESKICPLTIAIFLKYSNDPVVASLAQDIFKELAQIEACQGPMQMRLIPTLASIMQAPPDKIPSGLCATSIDILTTVVRNTKPPLSDMLVCQAFPAVAQCTLRTDDNTTMQNGGECLRAYVSVALEQIAQWQDDHGHSGLWYVMQVVSQLLDPRTSEFTAAFVGRLVSTLITRAGTQLAEQLDQILRAILSKMQQAETLSVMQSLIMVFAHLVHSQLEPLLEFLCSLPGPTGKPALEFVMAEWMSRQHLFYGQYEGKVSAVALCKLLQHGLNTNDKRLQDIVVKGDEIFNTDEGICTRSKSAKNPQRWTNIPLLVKIFKLIANELSSVMEANANRANPADWSQDSGGMWDDVVEDDDDEDEEDEGLAGQFLSDLIASNKYDDDYYEDDDEDDPDALKDPIYQIDLQAYLTDFLTQFAQQPCYSMFSSHLNEVERRALQSIGI; this comes from the exons ATGGCGGGTATGGGCGCCTCGGGTTCCGGCCCGGTTTCGACTCTCGACCAGGTGGATAAAGGACTGAAGGAGACGCTCATAGACGCGTTGAACGCCATCCTGTCACCGGTGCAAGAAGTGCGCGCTGCGGCAGAGGAGCGTATTAAAGTGCTGGAAGTGACGGAGG AGTTTGGAGTTCACCTTGCAGAGCTTACGGTTGATCCACACGGAGCACTCGCTATACGCCAA CTGGCCTCTGTCATTCTGAAGCAGTATGTGGAGACCCACTGGTGTGCTCAGTCTGAAAAATACAGGCCCCCCGAGACTACTGAATGG GCCAAAGCTGCGATTCGTGAGCTGCTGCCAAGTGGCCTGCGGGAGGCCATCAGTAAGGTGCGCTCCAGTGTGGCCTACGCCTTGTCTGCTATAGCACACTGGGACTGGCCTGAGGCTTGGCCTGGGCTTTTTAAGCTTCTTATGGATATGCTGGCCAGTGGGGATATTAATGCTGTACATGGCGCCATGAGGGTCCTTACAG AGTTTACCCGGGAGGTGACGGATGTACAGATGCCAGGTGTTGCACCTGTCATTTTGCCGCAAATGTACAAGATTTTTACCATGGCAGAG GTTTATAGCATTCGCACCCGATCCAGAGCAGTTGAAATCTTTACCACTTGTGCCAATCTCATTTGTGCTATTGATGAAGTAGCAAAG gGTGCTGCGAACACGCTGATCTTCCCGGTTGTGCAACAGTTCACCGAGGCCTTCATACAGGCCCTGCAGATTCCAGATGGACCCGCTTCAGATAGTGGCCTGAAGATGGAAGTGctgaag GCAGTGACCGCTCTGGTGAAGAACTTCCCCAAACCAATGGTGTCCTCTATGCAACAGATTCTGCCTATTGTTTGGAATACATTGACAGAGAGCGCCTCTTT TTATGTGAGAACTGAAGTCAACTACACAGAAGAAGTGGATGATCCAGTTGACTCGGACG GTGAGGTTCTTGGCTTTGAGAACCTGGTGTTTAGCATTTTTGAGTTTGTCCACACACTGCTGGAGAACAAGAAGTTCAAGAGCACGGTGAAGAAAGCTCTACCAGAGCTCATTTATTACATCATCCTCTACATGCAAATTACAGAGGATCAG ATCAAAGTTTGGACAGCCAATCCTCAGCAGTTTGttgaggatgaggatgatgataCTTTCTCTTATTCGGTTCGGATATCAGCACAGGATCTGTTGCTG GCTGTTGCTGCAGAATTTCAGAACGAGAGCGCTGCGGCTTTAGCAGCTGCCGCAACACGGCACCTTCAGGAGGCAGAGCAAGCCAAGAACACAGGCAATGAACACTG GTGGAAGGTGCATGAGGCTTGTATGCTGTCCCTGGGCTCGGTCAAGACCATCATCACTGAGAATGTAAAGAATGGTTGTGTGCAGTTTGATATGCATGGTTTCCTCGCCAATGTCATCCTTGCTGACCTCAACTTACCAG CCTCACCATTCCTGTTGGGTCGGGCCTTATGGGCAGCCAGTCGATTCACTGCAACAATGTCCCCTGAGCTCATTCAGCAGTTCTTACAGGCAACTGTAAGCGGTCTGCATGATAGCCAGCCACCCTCTGTTCGCATCTCTGCTGTGAGGGCTATTTGGGG GTACTGTGATCAGCTGAAGCTATCTGAGAGTACCCATGTACTGCAGCCTTTCCTTCCAAGTATACTGGAAGGGTTGGTGCAGCTGGCAGCTCAGTTCAGCTCTGAAGTTCTCACTTTAGTCATGGAGACCCTCTGTATTGTTTGCACAGTGGATCCAACTTTCACTATGAATGCCGAGAGCAAGATCTGCCCTCTCACCATTGCCATCTTCCTTAAGTACAGTAATG ATCCTGTCGTAGCGTCTTTAGCACAGGACATCTTCAAGGAGCTTGCCCAAATTGAAGCATGCCAAGGACCCATGCAAATGCGCCTCATTCCTACTCTTGCTAGTATTATGCAGGCACCACCTGATAAAATCCCGTCTGGCCTTTGTGCT ACATCCATAGATATCCTAACTACAGTTGTTCGTAACACCAAACCTCCACTGTCTGACATGCTTGTGTGCCAAGCTTTTCCTGCAGTGGCCCAGTGCACCCTACGTACAGATGACAACACCACAATGCAG AATGGCGGTGAATGCTTGAGGGCCTACGTTTCCGTGGCACTGGAGCAGATTGCCCAGTGGCAGGATGATCATGGCCATAGTGGGCTCTGGTATGTCATGCAAGTTGTGAGTCAGCTCCTTGACCCCCGCACATCTGAGTTCACGGCTGCTTTTGTAGGTCGCCTGGTGTCGACTCTCATCACCCGGGCTGGCACGCAGTTAGCCGAACAGTTGGACCAAATACTTCGTGCCATCCTCAGCAAAATGCAGCAGGCCGAGACCCTCAGTGTGATGCAG TCTCTGATCATGGTTTTCGCCCACCTGGTCCATTCCCAATTGGAGCCGCTTCTGGAATTTCTTTGCAGTCTCCCAGGTCCCACAGGAAAACCTGCGCTGGAGTTTGTTATGGCTGAGTGGATGAGTCGCCAGCATCTCTTCTATGGCCAGTATGAAGGCAAAGTCAG TGCTGTTGCCTTGTGTAAGCTACTCCAACACGGTCTCAATACAAATGACAAGCGACTCCAAGATATAGTCGTCAAAGGAGATGAAATTTTTAACACTGATGAGGGCATTTGCACACGTTCCAAATCAGCCAAGA ACCCACAGCGGTGGACCAACATTCCTTTGCTGGTGAAGATCTTTAAACTCATTGCCAATGAATTGTCTTCCGTAATGGAGGCTAATGCAAATAGAGCAAATCCAGCAGACTGGAGCCAAG ATTCTGGGGGAATGTGGGATGATGTGgtagaggatgatgatgatgaggacgAGGAAGATGAAGGACTAGCAGGACAGTTTCTGTCTGATCTCATCGCCTCCAACAAATACG ATGATGATTAttatgaggatgatgatgaagatgatccaGATGCCCTAAAAGATCCCATATATCAAATTGATCTTCAG GCTTATCTGACAGATTTCCTAACCCAGTTTGCCCAGCAGCCTTGCTATAGCATGTTTTCAAGCCACTTGAATGAAGTAGAGAGAAGAGCCTTGCAGTCCATTGGTATTTGA
- the LOC127625899 gene encoding importin-9 isoform X1, which produces MAGMGASGSGPVSTLDQVDKGLKETLIDALNAILSPVQEVRAAAEERIKVLEVTEEFGVHLAELTVDPHGALAIRQLASVILKQYVETHWCAQSEKYRPPETTEWAKAAIRELLPSGLREAISKVRSSVAYALSAIAHWDWPEAWPGLFKLLMDMLASGDINAVHGAMRVLTEFTREVTDVQMPGVAPVILPQMYKIFTMAEVYSIRTRSRAVEIFTTCANLICAIDEVAKGAANTLIFPVVQQFTEAFIQALQIPDGPASDSGLKMEVLKAVTALVKNFPKPMVSSMQQILPIVWNTLTESASFYVRTEVNYTEEVDDPVDSDGEVLGFENLVFSIFEFVHTLLENKKFKSTVKKALPELIYYIILYMQITEDQIKVWTANPQQFVEDEDDDTFSYSVRISAQDLLLAVAAEFQNESAAALAAAATRHLQEAEQAKNTGNEHWWKVHEACMLSLGSVKTIITENVKNGCVQFDMHGFLANVILADLNLPAASPFLLGRALWAASRFTATMSPELIQQFLQATVSGLHDSQPPSVRISAVRAIWGYCDQLKLSESTHVLQPFLPSILEGLVQLAAQFSSEVLTLVMETLCIVCTVDPTFTMNAESKICPLTIAIFLKYSNDPVVASLAQDIFKELAQIEACQGPMQMRLIPTLASIMQAPPDKIPSGLCATSIDILTTVVRNTKPPLSDMLVCQAFPAVAQCTLRTDDNTTMQNGGECLRAYVSVALEQIAQWQDDHGHSGLWYVMQVVSQLLDPRTSEFTAAFVGRLVSTLITRAGTQLAEQLDQILRAILSKMQQAETLSVMQSLIMVFAHLVHSQLEPLLEFLCSLPGPTGKPALEFVMAEWMSRQHLFYGQYEGKVSAVALCKLLQHGLNTNDKRLQDIVVKGDEIFNTDEGICTRSKSAKNPQRWTNIPLLVKIFKLIANELSSVMEANANRANPADWSQDSGGMWDDVVEDDDDEDEEDEGLAGQFLSDLIASNKYDDDYYEDDDEDDPDALKDPIYQIDLQAYLTDFLTQFAQQPCYSMFSSHLNEVERRALQSIGI; this is translated from the exons ATGGCGGGTATGGGCGCCTCGGGTTCCGGCCCGGTTTCGACTCTCGACCAGGTGGATAAAGGACTGAAGGAGACGCTCATAGACGCGTTGAACGCCATCCTGTCACCGGTGCAAGAAGTGCGCGCTGCGGCAGAGGAGCGTATTAAAGTGCTGGAAGTGACGGAGG AGTTTGGAGTTCACCTTGCAGAGCTTACGGTTGATCCACACGGAGCACTCGCTATACGCCAA CTGGCCTCTGTCATTCTGAAGCAGTATGTGGAGACCCACTGGTGTGCTCAGTCTGAAAAATACAGGCCCCCCGAGACTACTGAATGG GCCAAAGCTGCGATTCGTGAGCTGCTGCCAAGTGGCCTGCGGGAGGCCATCAGTAAGGTGCGCTCCAGTGTGGCCTACGCCTTGTCTGCTATAGCACACTGGGACTGGCCTGAGGCTTGGCCTGGGCTTTTTAAGCTTCTTATGGATATGCTGGCCAGTGGGGATATTAATGCTGTACATGGCGCCATGAGGGTCCTTACAG AGTTTACCCGGGAGGTGACGGATGTACAGATGCCAGGTGTTGCACCTGTCATTTTGCCGCAAATGTACAAGATTTTTACCATGGCAGAG GTTTATAGCATTCGCACCCGATCCAGAGCAGTTGAAATCTTTACCACTTGTGCCAATCTCATTTGTGCTATTGATGAAGTAGCAAAG gGTGCTGCGAACACGCTGATCTTCCCGGTTGTGCAACAGTTCACCGAGGCCTTCATACAGGCCCTGCAGATTCCAGATGGACCCGCTTCAGATAGTGGCCTGAAGATGGAAGTGctgaag GCAGTGACCGCTCTGGTGAAGAACTTCCCCAAACCAATGGTGTCCTCTATGCAACAGATTCTGCCTATTGTTTGGAATACATTGACAGAGAGCGCCTCTTT TTATGTGAGAACTGAAGTCAACTACACAGAAGAAGTGGATGATCCAGTTGACTCGGACG GTGAGGTTCTTGGCTTTGAGAACCTGGTGTTTAGCATTTTTGAGTTTGTCCACACACTGCTGGAGAACAAGAAGTTCAAGAGCACGGTGAAGAAAGCTCTACCAGAGCTCATTTATTACATCATCCTCTACATGCAAATTACAGAGGATCAG ATCAAAGTTTGGACAGCCAATCCTCAGCAGTTTGttgaggatgaggatgatgataCTTTCTCTTATTCGGTTCGGATATCAGCACAGGATCTGTTGCTG GCTGTTGCTGCAGAATTTCAGAACGAGAGCGCTGCGGCTTTAGCAGCTGCCGCAACACGGCACCTTCAGGAGGCAGAGCAAGCCAAGAACACAGGCAATGAACACTG GTGGAAGGTGCATGAGGCTTGTATGCTGTCCCTGGGCTCGGTCAAGACCATCATCACTGAGAATGTAAAGAATGGTTGTGTGCAGTTTGATATGCATGGTTTCCTCGCCAATGTCATCCTTGCTGACCTCAACTTACCAG CAGCCTCACCATTCCTGTTGGGTCGGGCCTTATGGGCAGCCAGTCGATTCACTGCAACAATGTCCCCTGAGCTCATTCAGCAGTTCTTACAGGCAACTGTAAGCGGTCTGCATGATAGCCAGCCACCCTCTGTTCGCATCTCTGCTGTGAGGGCTATTTGGGG GTACTGTGATCAGCTGAAGCTATCTGAGAGTACCCATGTACTGCAGCCTTTCCTTCCAAGTATACTGGAAGGGTTGGTGCAGCTGGCAGCTCAGTTCAGCTCTGAAGTTCTCACTTTAGTCATGGAGACCCTCTGTATTGTTTGCACAGTGGATCCAACTTTCACTATGAATGCCGAGAGCAAGATCTGCCCTCTCACCATTGCCATCTTCCTTAAGTACAGTAATG ATCCTGTCGTAGCGTCTTTAGCACAGGACATCTTCAAGGAGCTTGCCCAAATTGAAGCATGCCAAGGACCCATGCAAATGCGCCTCATTCCTACTCTTGCTAGTATTATGCAGGCACCACCTGATAAAATCCCGTCTGGCCTTTGTGCT ACATCCATAGATATCCTAACTACAGTTGTTCGTAACACCAAACCTCCACTGTCTGACATGCTTGTGTGCCAAGCTTTTCCTGCAGTGGCCCAGTGCACCCTACGTACAGATGACAACACCACAATGCAG AATGGCGGTGAATGCTTGAGGGCCTACGTTTCCGTGGCACTGGAGCAGATTGCCCAGTGGCAGGATGATCATGGCCATAGTGGGCTCTGGTATGTCATGCAAGTTGTGAGTCAGCTCCTTGACCCCCGCACATCTGAGTTCACGGCTGCTTTTGTAGGTCGCCTGGTGTCGACTCTCATCACCCGGGCTGGCACGCAGTTAGCCGAACAGTTGGACCAAATACTTCGTGCCATCCTCAGCAAAATGCAGCAGGCCGAGACCCTCAGTGTGATGCAG TCTCTGATCATGGTTTTCGCCCACCTGGTCCATTCCCAATTGGAGCCGCTTCTGGAATTTCTTTGCAGTCTCCCAGGTCCCACAGGAAAACCTGCGCTGGAGTTTGTTATGGCTGAGTGGATGAGTCGCCAGCATCTCTTCTATGGCCAGTATGAAGGCAAAGTCAG TGCTGTTGCCTTGTGTAAGCTACTCCAACACGGTCTCAATACAAATGACAAGCGACTCCAAGATATAGTCGTCAAAGGAGATGAAATTTTTAACACTGATGAGGGCATTTGCACACGTTCCAAATCAGCCAAGA ACCCACAGCGGTGGACCAACATTCCTTTGCTGGTGAAGATCTTTAAACTCATTGCCAATGAATTGTCTTCCGTAATGGAGGCTAATGCAAATAGAGCAAATCCAGCAGACTGGAGCCAAG ATTCTGGGGGAATGTGGGATGATGTGgtagaggatgatgatgatgaggacgAGGAAGATGAAGGACTAGCAGGACAGTTTCTGTCTGATCTCATCGCCTCCAACAAATACG ATGATGATTAttatgaggatgatgatgaagatgatccaGATGCCCTAAAAGATCCCATATATCAAATTGATCTTCAG GCTTATCTGACAGATTTCCTAACCCAGTTTGCCCAGCAGCCTTGCTATAGCATGTTTTCAAGCCACTTGAATGAAGTAGAGAGAAGAGCCTTGCAGTCCATTGGTATTTGA